A genomic region of Artemia franciscana unplaced genomic scaffold, ASM3288406v1 PGA_scaffold_138, whole genome shotgun sequence contains the following coding sequences:
- the LOC136041318 gene encoding dual specificity protein phosphatase 19-like encodes MSDLEELIKKKMMLGLKPTSTRITYASGVQIIEDKVSSSYLGKSFGFVVDHKPDLELAEIAPRFFIGSQDVATDIALLKSRNVTHIVNLVGSSIDCLFKNEIVYKTYEWLDTTDFDILPYLEELVSFIKIVMGNNGCVFVHCNAGVSRAPSVAVAYLVSEGFTLKESLEAVRLKRSCANPNPGFLVALKAYEQRTRNK; translated from the coding sequence aTGTCGGATTTAGAAGAATTGATTAAAAAGAAGATGATGCTGGGACTAAAACCAACCAGTACTAGAATTACATACGCTTCTGGTGTTCAAATAATTGAAGACAAGGTATCATCTTCATATTTGGGAAAGTCTTTTGGATTTGTTGTCGATCACAAACCTGATCTCGAATTGGCTGAAATAGCCCCCAGATTCTTTATCGGGTCGCAAGATGTTGCTACAGATATAGCCCTGTTAAAATCAAGAAATGTGACACATATAGTGAACCTGGTTGGGTCAAGTATTGACTGCCTATTCAAAAATGAGATCGTGTATAAAACTTATGAATGGCTAGATACAACAGATTTTGATATACTACCATATTTAGAGGAGTTAGTGTCTTTTATAAAAATTGTCATGGGCAATAATGGCTGTGTTTTTGTTCATTGTAACGCGGGTGTGTCTAGAGCTCCAAGTGTTGCTGTTGCTTACTTAGTTTCTGAAGGGTTTACTCTGAAAGAGAGTTTGGAAGCTGTGAGGTTGAAAAGAAGTTGTGCTAACCCAAATCCAGGATTTTTAGTTGCTTTAAAGGCTTACGAACAGCGGACACGAAACAAATGA